One window of Papaver somniferum cultivar HN1 chromosome 9, ASM357369v1, whole genome shotgun sequence genomic DNA carries:
- the LOC113312318 gene encoding uncharacterized protein LOC113312318, with the protein MPMHRVDCARCNDPHESIMHALILCPFVSRVWFLSDFCINTHFFLNKTFIEWLMFWLTDHGSSLPDEAQYFFVTILWSLWTSKTNFIFQNLKETHVIVLERARAMLLTRKPCFTFSPTTPVNLCNKWMPPSFGWIKCNIDGAYDDITGANGAGYVMRDFSSKASFCASLVFEVMSAEEAEARAIWAVLKKSLEQKLTHIIIESDAKNIIEQFSAGLFDGDVRTDVIFKDVQLFSSKLVACVFNFQPRICNSVAHELAQWTKTDKSSMYWSVPPVWLSPTVDGNHKPF; encoded by the coding sequence ATGCCCATGCATAGAGTTGATTGTGCTAGGTGTAATGATCCTCATGAATCCATAATGCATGCTTTGATTCTCTGCCCTTTTGTTAGCAGAGTCTGGTTCCTCTCTGATTTCTGCATTAATACTCATTTTTTTCTAAACAAAACTTTCATTGAATGGTTAATGTTTTGGCTAACTGACCATGGATCTAGTCTTCCTGATGAGGCTCAATATTTTTTTGTTACTATCTTGTGGTCTCTCTGGACCAGCAAGACTAATTTcatctttcaaaatttgaaagaaACTCATGTTATTGTCTTAGAAAGAGCCAGGGCCATGCTACTAACTAGGAAACCCTGTTTTACTTTCTCTCCTACTACACCTGTCAATTTATGTAATAAATGGATGCCCCCCTCTTTTGGATGGATAAAGTGTAATATTGATGGTGCCTATGATGACATTACTGGAGCTAATGGTGCAGGATATGTGATGAGGGATTTCTCAAGCAAAGCCTCCTTTTGTGCTTCCCTGGTTTTTGAAGTTATGTCTGCAgaagaagctgaagccagagCTATTTGGGCAGTCCTAAAGAAATCCTTGGAACAGAAGTTAACACACATCATTATTGAAAGTGACGCGAAGAATATCATTGAACAATTTTCAGCTGGCTTGTTCGATGGAGATGTTCGTACGGATGTTATCTTTAAAGATGTTCAATTATTTTCTTCCAAATTAGTAGCTTGTGTCTTTAATTTTCAACCTCGTATTTGTAATTCTGTAGCTCATGAGTTAGCTCAGTGGACAAAAACAGATAAATCTTCCATGTACTGGTCTGTGCCTCCTGTTTGGTTATCACCAACAGTTGATGGGAATCATAAGCCTTTCTGA